In one window of Amblyomma americanum isolate KBUSLIRL-KWMA chromosome 9, ASM5285725v1, whole genome shotgun sequence DNA:
- the LOC144104044 gene encoding uncharacterized protein LOC144104044, with translation MQRAMPPGNAQYTLVGFCPELDWRPLRFVKPIPTNRLCSACGLVRKTTALLPCMHVLCQSCYDLCDQDGLHACPLDGHEWKDEDDVEWREFPTDQLLKREVQCFNAERGCQHVAAASMITHHFQRECLHHSTCCPKCSVRVLCREVCAHLRSGSCSSLADHSSESQRDRDLHDENASFSAFRQTFEKQAGEIKGYLERMTADISMHGDRLNEFSHDLNTFQEARRQEQETGLPNPESLKETLRELSTSTAEIRTQLTTQSVAVDSLYAGMNRIEKGLKDGFANVRTETAENISQITSALQEIKTKGKKTDQKTFESITTMHQFIKLQTTRCDFFVQGVKSLQEKALKEGCAWYFHERVYLRGYCISPGLYFKKRGDSVTVHVLLQVHKGDMDEVVLWPSSKKSS, from the exons ATGCAGAGAGCGATGCCTCCTGGAAACGCCCAATACACGCTCGTCGGCTTCTGCCCGGAGCTTGACTGGAGGCCCTTGAGATTTGTCAAGCCCATTCCAACGAACAGGCTGTGCAGCGCCTGCGGACTGGTGCGTAAAACGACCGCGTTGTTGCCCTGTATGCACGTGCTCTGCCAGTCTTGCTACGACCTGTGCGACCAGGACGGATTGCACGCTTGTCCGCTCGACGGCCATGAGTGGAAGGATGAAGACGACGTCGAGTGGAGGGAGTTTCCAACAGATCAGCTGCTAAAAAGAGAG GTCCAGTGCTTTAATGCAGAACGGGGTTGCCAGCATGTGGCGGCTGCTTCCATGATCACCCACCACTTTCAGCGGGAATGCCTGCACCACTCTACTTGCTGCCCGAAGTGCTCGGTCCGCGTCCTGTGCAGGGAAGTATGCGCCCACCTTAGATCGGGATCATGCAGCTCATTGGCTGACCACTCGTCGGAGTCCCAAAGAGATCGTGACCTCCACGATGAAAATGCGTCTTTTTCTGCtttccgccaaacatttgaaaaGCAGGCGGGTGAAATCAAGGGCTACCTCGAAAGAATGACTGCTGATATTAGCATGCATGGTGACAGGCTGAATGAATTCTCTCATGACCTTAACACATTCCAAGAAGCTCGCAGGCAAGAACAGGAAACTGGATTACCAAATCCTGAGAGTTTAAAAGAAACCTTGCGTGAACTCTCGACGTCAACCGCTGAAATCAGAACACAACTGACCACACAGAGTGTTGCAGTAGACAGTCTTTACGCAGGGATGAACCGAATAGAAAAAGGACTTAAAGACGGGTTTGCTAATGTTAGAACGGAAACTGCAGAAAACATATCGCAAATCACATCTGCTCTGCAAGAAATCAAAACAAAGGGGAAGAAGACTGATCAGAAGACCTTTGAAAGCATCACCACTATGCATCAATTCATTAAGCTGCAAACAACGCGATGCGACTTTTTTGTACAAGGTGTGAAATCCCTCCAAGAGAAAGCGCTGAAGGAAGGCTGTGCTTGGTATTTCCACGAGCGCGTGTACCTGCGTGGTTATTGCATATCACCCGGGCTGTACTTCAAGAAAAGGGGGGATTCGGTTACTGTGCATGTTCTCTTGCAGGTGCACAAAGGTGACATGGACGAGGTTGTTCTGTGGCCTTCGAGCAAAAAATCAAGCTGA